In Microbulbifer celer, a single window of DNA contains:
- a CDS encoding DUF1289 domain-containing protein has product MAIYKKVRTPCIGVCSTGIGDNVCRGCKRFAHEVIDWNAYTEEQRRIIAERRDGYLANAVRSQLEIVDQHLLLAQLKHQQIRFNEDQSPYCWVFELLRAGASQIRDLSEYGLVATAEASSVPLVEVRRRIDEDFYALSQAYYQRFVAPGLQSV; this is encoded by the coding sequence ATGGCAATTTATAAGAAGGTGCGCACTCCCTGCATTGGTGTCTGCTCCACGGGTATCGGGGACAATGTCTGTCGGGGATGTAAACGCTTTGCCCACGAGGTCATTGACTGGAATGCGTATACAGAAGAACAGCGGCGTATTATCGCAGAGCGCCGTGACGGTTATCTTGCAAATGCCGTGCGAAGTCAGCTCGAGATTGTAGACCAGCATTTGTTGCTGGCGCAGCTTAAACATCAGCAGATTCGATTTAATGAAGATCAGAGTCCGTACTGCTGGGTATTTGAGCTGTTGCGCGCCGGTGCGAGCCAGATTCGCGATCTCAGTGAGTACGGGCTCGTTGCCACTGCGGAAGCAAGCAGTGTCCCACTGGTCGAAGTCCGCCGCCGTATTGATGAAGATTTCTATGCTTTGTCGCAAGCGTACTATCAGCGCTTTGTGGCGCCAGGATTGCAGTCAGTCTGA
- the acnB gene encoding bifunctional aconitate hydratase 2/2-methylisocitrate dehydratase → MLEAYRKHVAERAEQDIPPKPLNAEQVAGLVELLKNPPKGEEQEILDLITNRVPPGVDEAAYVKAGFLTAIVKGEAESPLIDREHATKLLGKMLGGYNIATLVELLDDKELAELAGEQLKGTLLMFDAFHDVEEKAKAGNEVAKDVIQSWAEGEWFTKRDKVPESIKVAVFKVTGETNTDDLSPAPDAWSRPDIPLHARAMYKMTRDGLEPEEHGVTGPMKQVAEVQEKGYPVAFVGDVVGTGSSRKSATNSVLWFFGEELPGVPNKKGGGICIGGKVAPIFYNTMEDAGALVFEAPVDDLNMGDIIEIRPYEGKILSEDGKVISEFELKSQVLLDEVQAGGRINLIVGRGLTTKARESLGLPASDLFRLPEQPNDTGKGYTLAQKMVGKACGMDGVRPGTYCEPKMTTVGSQDTTGPMTRDELKDLACLGFQADLTMQSFCHTAAYPKPVDIDTQHTLPDFIMNRGGVSLRPGDGIIHSWLNRMLLPDTVGTGGDSHTRFPMGISFPAGSGLVAFAAATGVMPLDMPESVLVRFKGEMQPGITLRDLVHAIPYYAIQEGLLTVEKKGKKNIFSGRILEIEGLDHLTVEQAFELSDASAERSAAGCTIKLPEESIAEYLRSNITLLRWMIAEGYGSQRTLERRARAMEEWLEKPELMSADADAEYSAVIEIDLAEIKEPIVCCPNDPDDAKLLSDVAGDKVDEVFIGSCMTNIGHFRAAGKLLQQHKGGISTRMWISPPTKMDEHQLMEEGYYNIYGAAGARTEMPGCSLCMGNQARVAPNSTVLSTSTRNFPNRLGDGANVYLTSAELASVGAILGKLPTPAEYQKYAENLNSMSAEIYRYLNFDQIEDFQKSAEEGKRIAATEIQDVAV, encoded by the coding sequence GTGCTTGAAGCCTATCGCAAACACGTCGCCGAGCGCGCCGAACAAGATATCCCACCCAAGCCCCTGAATGCCGAGCAGGTTGCCGGTCTGGTGGAACTGCTGAAAAACCCGCCCAAAGGTGAAGAGCAGGAAATACTCGACCTGATCACCAACCGCGTACCCCCGGGTGTGGATGAAGCGGCTTACGTTAAAGCCGGTTTCCTCACCGCCATCGTCAAGGGCGAAGCAGAATCCCCGCTGATCGACCGCGAACACGCCACCAAACTGCTGGGCAAAATGCTGGGCGGCTACAATATCGCCACCCTGGTAGAACTGTTGGACGACAAAGAACTGGCAGAACTCGCAGGCGAGCAGCTGAAAGGCACCCTGCTGATGTTTGACGCCTTCCACGACGTGGAAGAGAAAGCCAAAGCCGGCAACGAAGTCGCCAAGGACGTGATCCAGTCCTGGGCCGAAGGCGAATGGTTCACCAAGCGCGACAAAGTACCCGAGAGCATCAAGGTTGCGGTATTCAAGGTCACCGGCGAAACCAACACCGACGACCTGTCCCCGGCCCCGGATGCCTGGTCCCGCCCGGATATCCCACTGCACGCGCGCGCCATGTACAAAATGACCCGCGATGGCCTGGAGCCGGAAGAACACGGTGTCACCGGCCCGATGAAGCAGGTCGCTGAAGTGCAGGAAAAAGGTTACCCCGTTGCCTTCGTTGGCGACGTTGTGGGTACCGGTTCCTCCCGTAAATCCGCCACCAACTCCGTATTGTGGTTCTTCGGTGAAGAGCTGCCGGGCGTACCGAACAAGAAAGGCGGCGGCATCTGTATCGGTGGTAAAGTGGCCCCGATCTTCTACAACACCATGGAAGACGCCGGTGCACTGGTATTCGAAGCCCCGGTAGACGACCTGAACATGGGTGACATCATTGAGATCCGCCCCTATGAAGGCAAGATCCTGTCCGAAGACGGCAAGGTGATTTCCGAGTTTGAACTGAAATCCCAGGTACTCCTGGATGAAGTTCAGGCCGGTGGCCGTATCAATCTGATCGTTGGTCGCGGCCTCACCACCAAGGCCCGCGAATCTCTCGGCCTGCCAGCCTCCGACCTGTTCCGTCTGCCAGAGCAGCCGAACGACACCGGTAAGGGCTACACCCTGGCACAGAAGATGGTCGGTAAAGCCTGCGGCATGGACGGCGTCCGCCCGGGCACCTACTGCGAACCGAAGATGACAACCGTCGGTTCCCAGGACACCACCGGCCCGATGACCCGCGACGAGCTGAAAGACCTGGCGTGCCTCGGCTTCCAGGCCGACCTCACCATGCAATCCTTCTGTCACACCGCGGCTTACCCCAAGCCCGTGGACATCGACACCCAGCACACCCTGCCGGACTTCATCATGAACCGCGGCGGTGTTTCCCTGCGTCCGGGTGACGGCATCATCCACAGCTGGTTGAACCGCATGCTGCTGCCGGACACTGTCGGTACCGGTGGCGACTCCCACACCCGCTTCCCGATGGGCATCTCCTTCCCGGCCGGTTCCGGCCTGGTAGCGTTTGCTGCGGCCACCGGCGTGATGCCGCTGGATATGCCGGAGTCCGTGCTGGTGCGCTTCAAGGGCGAAATGCAGCCGGGCATCACCCTGCGTGACCTGGTACATGCAATCCCCTATTACGCGATCCAGGAAGGTCTGCTGACGGTCGAGAAGAAAGGCAAGAAGAACATCTTCTCCGGCCGCATTCTCGAGATCGAAGGTCTGGATCATCTGACCGTAGAGCAGGCGTTTGAACTGTCCGACGCCTCCGCCGAACGTTCGGCTGCCGGCTGCACCATCAAGCTGCCGGAAGAGTCCATCGCCGAATACCTGCGCTCCAACATCACCCTGTTGCGCTGGATGATCGCCGAAGGTTACGGTTCCCAACGCACCCTGGAGCGTCGCGCACGCGCCATGGAAGAGTGGCTGGAGAAACCGGAACTGATGAGCGCCGATGCCGACGCCGAGTACTCTGCGGTAATCGAAATCGACCTGGCGGAAATCAAAGAGCCGATCGTCTGCTGCCCGAACGATCCAGACGACGCAAAGCTGCTGTCCGACGTCGCTGGCGACAAGGTAGACGAAGTCTTCATCGGCTCCTGCATGACCAACATCGGTCACTTCCGTGCCGCCGGTAAACTGCTGCAGCAGCACAAAGGTGGCATCTCCACCCGTATGTGGATCTCTCCGCCTACCAAGATGGACGAGCACCAGCTGATGGAAGAAGGCTACTACAACATCTACGGCGCAGCCGGTGCCCGCACCGAAATGCCGGGATGCTCCCTGTGCATGGGTAACCAGGCACGAGTAGCCCCCAACAGCACCGTGCTGTCCACCTCCACCCGAAACTTCCCGAACCGCCTGGGTGACGGTGCCAACGTGTACCTGACGTCTGCGGAGCTGGCTTCTGTGGGCGCAATTCTGGGCAAACTGCCAACCCCGGCGGAGTACCAGAAGTACGCGGAAAACCTGAACTCCATGTCTGCGGAAATCTACCGCTACCTGAACTTCGACCAGATTGAAGACTTCCAGAAATCTGCCGAAGAAGGCAAGCGTATCGCCGCTACTGAGATTCAGGATGTTGCGGTTTAA
- a CDS encoding tryptophan halogenase family protein yields the protein MQNSIRSLVIVGGGSAGWMSAAALTRLLHRLDIQITLVESEQLGTVGVGEGSVPIMRDFNAMLGIDERDFIRRTGGSFKLGIEFRDWGHLGNRFFHAFGDYGEYIEGISPHHHWLKLRSLGDDTPIDDYSFSQVLADMGHFAPPPTAAVPGLPAYSYSYHFDAALYAQYLREYAEARGVHRREGRVVDVELDAENGFIQSLRLDSGESLQADLFIDCSGFRSLLLGDALGVGFEDWSRWLPCNRAIAAPSEREDSFGACTTATALDAGWQWRIPLQQRTGNGYVYCSDFISDDNAEKTLRSNLHGALTAEPRLLKFTTGIREIFWEKNCIAIGLSAGFLEPLEATGIQLIQTGLARLVEMFPDRNFDPAISAEYNRVGRLEFERIRDFLILHYCINRREDSAWWRYCRNMELPEALQHKIQLFQACGQTALQAEESYREPSWRTMFLGLGLYPRRYDPLVDRIPESALRAEMSRRRERNHQLAADLPTHAGYIAQLCAAGG from the coding sequence ATGCAAAATTCTATTCGCAGCCTTGTGATTGTCGGTGGCGGCAGCGCCGGATGGATGTCCGCCGCCGCGTTGACACGCCTGTTGCACCGGCTCGATATCCAGATCACGCTGGTGGAATCGGAGCAGTTGGGAACTGTAGGCGTGGGGGAGGGTTCCGTACCGATCATGCGCGATTTCAATGCCATGCTGGGCATCGACGAGCGGGATTTCATTCGTCGCACTGGTGGCAGCTTCAAGCTGGGAATTGAATTTCGGGACTGGGGGCACCTGGGCAACCGGTTCTTCCACGCATTCGGTGACTACGGCGAATATATTGAGGGTATTTCTCCCCATCACCACTGGCTGAAGCTGCGGAGTCTGGGCGACGACACACCCATAGATGACTACAGCTTCTCCCAGGTCCTGGCCGACATGGGCCACTTCGCGCCGCCGCCTACTGCGGCGGTGCCGGGGCTGCCGGCGTACAGTTACTCTTACCATTTCGATGCGGCGCTCTATGCGCAATACCTGCGCGAGTATGCCGAGGCCCGCGGTGTACACCGCCGCGAGGGGCGGGTTGTGGATGTGGAGCTGGATGCGGAAAACGGGTTTATCCAGTCTCTCAGGCTGGACAGCGGTGAGAGCCTGCAGGCGGACCTGTTTATCGATTGTTCCGGATTCCGCAGCCTGCTGCTGGGCGACGCGTTGGGAGTGGGGTTTGAGGACTGGAGCCGCTGGCTACCGTGCAACAGGGCCATTGCGGCGCCCAGTGAGCGGGAGGACAGTTTCGGTGCCTGTACCACGGCCACCGCGCTCGACGCCGGCTGGCAGTGGCGGATTCCCCTACAGCAGCGCACCGGCAACGGCTACGTCTACTGCAGCGATTTTATCTCTGACGACAATGCCGAGAAGACACTGCGCAGCAACCTGCACGGCGCACTGACCGCAGAGCCTCGGCTACTGAAATTCACTACGGGCATCCGCGAGATTTTCTGGGAGAAGAACTGCATCGCCATCGGCCTTTCCGCGGGATTCCTCGAGCCGCTGGAGGCCACCGGGATACAGCTTATTCAAACGGGGTTGGCTCGGTTGGTTGAAATGTTTCCGGACAGAAACTTCGACCCGGCGATCAGTGCCGAATACAATCGCGTCGGCCGTCTGGAGTTCGAGCGTATCCGCGATTTTCTGATACTGCATTACTGCATCAACCGCCGGGAAGATTCGGCGTGGTGGCGCTACTGCCGCAATATGGAATTGCCGGAGGCACTGCAGCACAAAATTCAGCTATTCCAGGCCTGCGGGCAGACCGCCTTGCAGGCGGAGGAATCCTACCGGGAGCCGAGCTGGCGAACCATGTTTCTCGGTCTCGGCCTCTATCCCCGCCGCTACGACCCCCTGGTGGACCGGATTCCGGAATCTGCGTTGCGCGCGGAAATGTCGCGCCGGCGGGAGCGCAATCACCAGCTGGCGGCGGACCTGCCCACACATGCAGGCTATATCGCCCAGCTGTGTGCTGCCGGCGGCTGA